The Paenibacillus sp. FSL H7-0357 nucleotide sequence TACTCTCGGCGGGACCTCAGCATACACCTTTCTCAGCACAAGCTGGTCTTCCTCCAGCTCACGAAGCTGATTGGTCAGCATTTTTTGCGTAATATGAGGAATAAGCTTCTTCAACTCACTGAAACGTTTGGTTCCTTCAAGGCCCAAGTGCCATAAGATGATCAGCTTCCATTTACCGCCGATAACGGCAAGCGTAAGCTCCTTCTCGCAGTTGATTTCCTTCAGATTGATACGGTCTTTAATATCCGTCGCCAAGGTATGCGGCCCCCTTTCGTTCTTTAACATCATACTACAAAACACCCGGGGGCCGCACATCGCCGGCAGGCGCATCGGGGCCATATTCCCTATGTACGCATACAGACCGCAGGCTCGGCCTGCGGTCTGTATGCTGCGTATGCGTTTTATTTGCTGGACAGGCTTCCCTGCAGGCTGGCTGCGCTGAAGTCCGGCTGCGCTTCAATCGTGGTGTCACCCGCTGCTTTGGCTTTTTCCAGTGCTGCATTATAGCGGGTATTCAGATCCTGAAGCTCCTTGTCCAAATCTCCGCCGTCAAAAATATATTTGTTGAAGACATCGACTTTCTTCGTTCCTTCCAGGCGTCCTTCGGTAGTTACCAGCGGAGTTGCCGGATAGATGGCATCAAATTTCGTTGGCAGGAAGTTCTCGATTCCCGGAATATCCGGAGCTTTCGCTGCAGCAGCAACGGAAGGAATAACCGAAACTCCGTATCCGCCTTCCTGATAGGCAATCTGCACCTCATCGCTGTACATCCACTCGATGAATTTCCAAGCCGCTTCCTTCTGCTCCGAATCCTTGCTCATCGCCAGGTAGCTGCCGGAGATAACCTGACTGGCACCGTTTTGCTGGCCGTCTACTGTCGGAGGAAGCGCTGCGGCCCAGCGGATATCGGTCGGGAATTGAGTTTTGTAGACGCTAGGCTCGACAGAATGGTTGAAGTACATCCCGATTTTACCCTGGGCGAATTGCGCACGCAACGGGTCAATATCCAGCGATTCCGAGCCCGGCATCATGCTTCCGTCCATCGTGATCTGCCGCAGTGCTTCAAGGGCCTCCTTATACATACTGAAGTCGAACTGACCGGTCTGGAAGTTGAAGCCCTCTGTACCTGCTGTTTTGCTGAGGGTCGTGATCGGATAAGCAATACGTTCAAAGCCGCTTGCACTTTTGAAATTTCCGGCGAAGCCATAAGCACCGCCGGCTTTACCCGCTTCGGTAATCTTCTTGGCATCCTCCACCATTTCCGCCAGCGTGGTCGGCGGCTCGGTAATGCCAGCCTTCTCGAACAGATCGACGTTATAGATCAGGCGCCAGAACTGGCCGATATTCGGCAGGGTGTAGATTTTGCCGTCCACGGTGTTCTTCTCATTAATGAGTACCTTCTCGAACCGGCTTTTCATTTCCGGTGTAATATAACTGTCGAAGGACTCCAGGTAGCCTTTCTTCACCCAGGTTGGCACGTTCCCCGTATCCACACGCAGAATATCCGGTGCTTGTTTACTGGAGAAGGCAATATCCACCGACTGGGCGTAGTTCTCGGCCATCACCTTCATTTCAATATCGACATCGGGATTGAGGCCCTCATATTCACTGATTTTCTGCTCTATAAAGTCAGAATCATGCCGGTCGATGGTCCAGTAGACCAGCTTTGTTTTCTCAGCGGCTGTATTGTTGCCCTCCGCCTCCGTATTTGTATTGGACGAGGAGCACGCAGCCAGCGAACCGGCCAGCAGCAGCGAAACTCCAGTCAGCATCCACTTATTTCTTTTCATCTAAATTGCCTCCCTTTTCTTTTTGTAATCGCATTCATTTCATATAAAAATTATAGAATGTCCGCCCGATTCTAAGTGAAGGAGAAAACAACTATTCATGGGAGACGAAATCACTGTTTCCGCGCTGCGTGACCGAAGCGTATTTGGAGCGGAAGTCGGTAGGGGTCATGCCGGTATATTTTTTGAAGAGTTCAGTAAAATAGGGGCGGTCCTCATAGCCCAGCGAGACGGCGATATCCTGAACCTGCATGCCTTCCAGCACCAGTTCCTTGGCCTTCTCCATTCTGCGGCTGATAATGTATTGGGCGAGCG carries:
- a CDS encoding ABC transporter substrate-binding protein, whose amino-acid sequence is MKRNKWMLTGVSLLLAGSLAACSSSNTNTEAEGNNTAAEKTKLVYWTIDRHDSDFIEQKISEYEGLNPDVDIEMKVMAENYAQSVDIAFSSKQAPDILRVDTGNVPTWVKKGYLESFDSYITPEMKSRFEKVLINEKNTVDGKIYTLPNIGQFWRLIYNVDLFEKAGITEPPTTLAEMVEDAKKITEAGKAGGAYGFAGNFKSASGFERIAYPITTLSKTAGTEGFNFQTGQFDFSMYKEALEALRQITMDGSMMPGSESLDIDPLRAQFAQGKIGMYFNHSVEPSVYKTQFPTDIRWAAALPPTVDGQQNGASQVISGSYLAMSKDSEQKEAAWKFIEWMYSDEVQIAYQEGGYGVSVIPSVAAAAKAPDIPGIENFLPTKFDAIYPATPLVTTEGRLEGTKKVDVFNKYIFDGGDLDKELQDLNTRYNAALEKAKAAGDTTIEAQPDFSAASLQGSLSSK
- a CDS encoding winged helix-turn-helix transcriptional regulator; the protein is MATDIKDRINLKEINCEKELTLAVIGGKWKLIILWHLGLEGTKRFSELKKLIPHITQKMLTNQLRELEEDQLVLRKVYAEVPPRVEYSLTEYGQSLLPVLRMMYDWGKNYGNNVIWKDIPEGDR